The genomic window ACAATCACTGAGATGACAGCCTTCAACAATTCCTGTTACCACATCACTTAATTGTTGAGGGTTTAATTTTCCTGTGGCCAAATAATCTAAAAAGAATAAGGGTTTGGCCCCAGACGTTAAAATATCATTGACGCACATGGCCACTAAATCAATGCCAATGGTCTGATGACGATTTAAAGCTTGAGCAATTTTTAACTTGGTTCCCACTCCATCGGTTCCCGATACCAAAACAGGATTTTCATAACCGGTAGGTAACTCAAAATAACCGCCGAAACCCCCTAATCCTCCTAAAACCTGTGCATTATAGGTACTTTCTACAGAACGACGAATTTTATCGACAAATGAACGACCGGCTTCAATATTAACCCCTGCGTCTTGATAGTCCATAAAAAACTAAAGAAACTCGGATAAGTTGCATTCAGTCATTGTAACTGATATCGTCTTAAGCATCTCAGGAAAATTCCTTACTGATAAGGAAAAAACAACATTAAACTAAAGGTGTCATAATTAATTAATTTATTAAATCTGTATCCTCTCTTAAAACTCCTTATAACGTTATGTCATTTAATCTCAATCAAGTGGAAATATCAATTATTGTACCTTGTTATAATGAGGAAGAAGGTCTTGATCGGCTCTTTGAAAGACTGTTTACCGTATTAAACCACCTCAATTTATCCTATGAAATTGTCTGTATAGATGATGGTAGTCGAGATCGGACCCTAGAGGGTTTAATTGATTATCATCGTCGTTATTCAGCCATAAAAGTCATTAGTCTCTCTCGTAATTTTGGTAAGGATATTGCTTTAACCGCAGGGTTAGAAAATGCTCAAGGTCAGGCTATTATTCCCATTGATGCTGATTTACAAGATCCCCCTGAATTAATTGAACAATTAATTGAGAAATGGCGACAAGGATACGATGTGGTCTATGGAAAACGTCGCTCACGACAAGGAGAAAGTTGGGTAAAAAGAACGACCGCCAACGCTTTTTATCGGATCATTAGCCGTATCAGTAGTGTTCCCATTCCCCGTGATACGGGAGATTTTCGGTTACTGGATAGACGGGTGGTAGATGCCATCAAAACCATGCCAGAACGGACTCGTTTTATGAAGGGTTTATTTGCTTGGGTGGGGTTTAAACAGACTTATATCTTATACGATCGCCCTAATCGACTCCAAGGAACCACCAAATGGAATTACTGGAAGTTATGGAATTTTGCCTTAGATGGGATTACTTCGTTTAGTTTAGTTCCTTTAAAAGTTTGGAGTTATTTAGGGTTATTTTTATCCGTGTTGGCTTTCACCTATGGCAGTTTTCTAATTATTAGAACCATTATTTTAGGGATTGATGTACCAGGATATGCGTCTTTGATGGTAACAATGCTTTTTATTGGGGGTGTACAATTAATTACTTTAGGAATTCTCGGAGAATATTTAGGTCGCATTTACGAAGAAACCAAACAACGCCCCCTGTATTTAATTCGAGAACGCTATGGATTTCATGAGGATTTCCATTCTAGGGAGTTAGAAAGCTCAAAATTAAGCTAAATTATATCTTTCGCCTTGTTTCAAATTAGCTAGTTTAGATAGGGAATGTTGTAACGTGAGTGCGACAGAAGAGAATCTATGAAGAACTGACAACCAACAAGAACTCTCAAACCCTGATTTCCTCGTTAAAAAAATCCTAACTTCGTTGCGTAGCACGACGTAGTCGCACTCCGAACTCCTAACTCCGAACTCACGTTGTTGTAAGATTTCAGTAGAAAAAAATTAATCAGCGTGCAAAAATTTTAAATAACTTTCG from Crocosphaera subtropica ATCC 51142 includes these protein-coding regions:
- a CDS encoding glycosyltransferase family 2 protein, which translates into the protein MSFNLNQVEISIIVPCYNEEEGLDRLFERLFTVLNHLNLSYEIVCIDDGSRDRTLEGLIDYHRRYSAIKVISLSRNFGKDIALTAGLENAQGQAIIPIDADLQDPPELIEQLIEKWRQGYDVVYGKRRSRQGESWVKRTTANAFYRIISRISSVPIPRDTGDFRLLDRRVVDAIKTMPERTRFMKGLFAWVGFKQTYILYDRPNRLQGTTKWNYWKLWNFALDGITSFSLVPLKVWSYLGLFLSVLAFTYGSFLIIRTIILGIDVPGYASLMVTMLFIGGVQLITLGILGEYLGRIYEETKQRPLYLIRERYGFHEDFHSRELESSKLS